A genomic window from Camelina sativa cultivar DH55 chromosome 2, Cs, whole genome shotgun sequence includes:
- the LOC104716850 gene encoding putative cysteine-rich receptor-like protein kinase 39, which translates to MGNQPALMFFLASSLLLVLQKLEVVNAVGCTGSLFNSNSSYAQNRRDLFSTLANKVATNGGFYNASLGKSPNRVHAVGLCGRGYEQQACISCVESAVQGILTTTSCPNRMDSFTWDKDGEDNVSCLVSTSNHSTFGSLELRPPVRYQSPDSIESSKNMTLFEQQWNAMANRTLKAAAEAETSSVLKYYSAEKAELTEFPNVYMLMQCTPDITSQDCKTCLGQCVTLFKEQVWGRKGGEVYRPSCFFRWDLYAFHGAFDNVTRVPAPPRPQAPEKESSITEKKGRSIGYRVIIVIFVLLTFINILVFIGFIKVYARKKKLYNITNVGSAEYSESDGQFVLRFDLGMIIMATNDFSSDNTLGQGGFGTVYKGTLLNGQEIAVKRLTKGSGQGDIEFKNEVSLLTRLQHRNLVKLLGFCNEGDEEILVYEFVPNASLDHFIFDEEKRSLLRWEMRFRIIEGIARGLLYLHEDSQLKIIHRDLKLSNILLDAEMNPKVADFGTARLFDTDETRAETKRIAGTRGYMAPEYLNHGQMSAKSDVYSFGVMLLEMISGERNKNFEGEGLAAFTWKRWVEGKPEIIIDPFLIEHPRNEIIKLIQIGLLCVQENAAKRPTMSSVIIWLGSETIIIPLPNAPIFTRSHSQSESGMSMNSDVFTELSCR; encoded by the exons atggggaaTCAACCTGCTTTGATGTTCTTTCTtgcgtcttctcttcttcttgtccttCAAAAGCTCGAAGTTGTTAACGCCGTGGGATGTACTGGAAGCTTATTCAACAGTAACAGCAGCTACGCTCAGAACCGCCGCGATCTCTTCTCTACTCTTGCAAATAAAGTCGCCACTAATGGTGGATTCTACAACGCTTCACTTGGCAAAAGTCCCAACAGAGTTCACGCTGTTGGTCTATGCGGAAGAGGCTACGAGCAACAAGCATGTATCAGTTGTGTAGAAAGTGCCGTTCAGGGTATACTTACGACAACGAGTTGTCCAAACCGCATGGATTCATTCACGTGGGACAAAGACGGTGAAGACAATGTTTCTTGTCTTGTAAGTACCTCAAACCACTCAACTTTTGGTAGCCTCGAGCTTAGACCTCCTGTTAGATACCAAAGTCCAGATAGTATCGAGTCATCGAAAAACATGACTCTTTTCGAGCAACAATGGAATGCAATGGCTAACCGGACCCTGAAGGCTGCCGCGGAAGCTGAAACTTCCTCGGTACTTAAATACTATAGTGCCGAGAAAGCCGAGTTGACAGAGTTTCCAAATGTTTACATGCTGATGCAATGCACACCCGACATAACTTCCCAAGATTGCAAGACATGTTTGGGACAATGCGTGACGCTTTTTAAAGAACAGGTTTGGGGAAGAAAAGGAGGTGAGGTTTATCGTCCAAGCTGTTTTTTCAGGTGGGATCTATATGCTTTCCATGGTGCTTTTGATAATGTAACAAGAGTTCCTGCGCCTCCTCGACCTCAGGCTCCGGAGAAGGAGAGCTCTATAACAGAAAAGAAAG GAAGAAGCATTGGGTATCGTGTAATTATCGTAATATTTGTGCTTCTTACTTTCATTAATATTTTGGTGTTTATTGGCTTCATCAAAGTCTATGCACGgaagaaaaaattatacaacATAACCAATG ttggtAGTGCAGAGTACTCTGAATCTGATGGTCAGTTTGTGTTACGGTTTGATCTTGGTATGATCATTATGGCAACCAATGACTTCTCTTCTGATAATACGCTAGGCCAAGGTGGATTTGGTACTGTCTATAAG GGGACATTGCTAAACGGGCAAGAGATAGCGGTAAAGAGATTAACAAAAGGTTCAGGACAAGGAGATATAGAGTTTAAGAATGAAGTTTCACTACTGACAAGACTCCAACATAGGAATCTGGTTAAGCTTCTTGGGTTCTGtaatgaaggagatgaagagatTCTTGTCTACGAGTTTGTCCCCAACGCAAGTCTTGACCACTTTATCTTCG ATGAAGAGAAGCGTTCACTTCTTAGATGGGAGATGAGGTTCAGAATTATAGAAGGCATTGCTCGAGGTCTACTTTATCTTCATGAGGATTCTCAGCTGAAGATTATTCACAGAGACTTGAAGTTGAGTAACATACTCTTAGACGCAGAGATGAACCCTAAAGTTGCAGATTTTGGAACAGCAAGGTTGTTTGACACTGACGAGACTCGAGCTGAAACAAAACGAATAGCTGGAACCCG TGGATATATGGCTCCTGAGTACCTGAATCACGGCCAAATGTCAGCTAAATCTGACGTTTATAGCTTTGGTGTCATGCTTCTAGAGATGATAAGTggtgaaagaaacaagaactttGAAGGAGAAGGACTTGCAGCTTTT ACATGGAAGAGATGGGTTGAAGGAAAGCCTGAGATAATAATTGACCCTTTCTTGATAGAGCATCCAAGAAACGAGATCATCAAGTTGATCCAGATTGGTTTGTTGTGTGTTCAAGAGAATGCAGCAAAGAGACCAACCATGAGCTCTGTGATAATTTGGCTTGGCAGTGAAACTATCATCATTCCATTACCTAATGCTCCTATTTTCACTAGAAGTCATTCCCAATCTGAAAGTGGAATGTCAATGAACAGCGATGTCTTCACGGAGTTGAGTTGTCGTTGA
- the LOC104716859 gene encoding cysteine-rich receptor-like protein kinase 40, with amino-acid sequence MGKCPALLIYLSSFILLVLQTLHGVNAVKCFGSSFNGNGSYAQNRQKLFSTLADKVVTNGGFYNASLGQIPNRVYALAICARGYDQEACFSCVQSLAQDTQKGCQRRMDSFIWGGNDDVSCLLRSSNHSTFGILQLGPSVIWPNQDLIESSKNMTLFQQQWEEMVNRTLEATTKAETSLVLKYYSAEKAGFTEFPDVYMLMQCTPDITSQDCRKCLGDCVMNYRKDYLERKGGMASLPSCYFRWDLYTYHSAFDNVTRIPAPPRPPTHAKESCITNKKGRSTIAIFVVLTFINLLVFIGFVKVFARRGKYKSVGGAEYSDSDGQFMLRFDLGMILKATNDFSSENTIGQGGFGTVYKGTFPNGQEVAVKRLAKGSGQGDIEFKNEVSLLTRLQHKNLVKLLGFCNERDEEILVYEFVPNSSLDNFIFDEEKRSLLTWETRFRIIEGIARGLLYLHEDSQLKIIHRDLKASNILLDAEMNPKVADFGTARLFDTDVTRAETKRIAGTRGYMAPEYLNHGEISAKSDVYSFGVMLLEMISGERNKTSKGEGLAAFAWKRWVDGKPEVIIDPFLIENPRNEIIKLIQIGLLCVQENAAKRPTMSTVIIWLGSDTIIIPLPNAPAFTGSQSQSESGTTSMSGDVFTELSCR; translated from the exons atgggGAAATGCCCTGCTTTGTTGATATACCTCTCTTCATTTATTCTTCTTGTCCTTCAAACACTCCATGGTGTTAACGCAGTAAAGTGTTTCGGAAGCTCCTTCAACGGCAACGGCAGCTACGCTCAGAATCGCCAGAAACTCTTCTCTACTCTTGCTGATAAAGTCGTCACTAACGGCGGATTCTACAACGCTTCACTCGGCCAAATTCCCAACAGGGTTTACGCTCTTGCCATCTGCGCAAGAGGCTACGACCAAGAAGCTTGTTTCAGTTGCGTCCAATCATTGGCTCAGGATACACAAAAAGGATGTCAACGCCGCATGGACTCCTTCATATGGGGAGGCAATGACGATGTTTCTTGTCTATTACGTTCCTCAAACCACTCAACTTTTGGGATCCTCCAGCTTGGACCTTCTGTTATATGGCCAAATCAAGATCTTATCGAGTCATCTAAAAACATGACCCTTTTCCAACAACAGTGGGAAGAAATGGTTAATCGGACCCTCGAGGCTACCACTAAAGCTGAAACTTCCTTGGTACTCAAGTACTACAGTGCCGAAAAAGCCGGGTTCACAGAGTTTCCAGATGTTTACATGCTGATGCAATGCACACCCGACATAACTTCTCAAGACTGCAGAAAATGTTTGGGAGATTGCGTGATGAATTATAGAAAAGATTATCTGGAAAGAAAAGGAGGCATGGCTAGTCTTCCTAGCTGCTATTTCAGGTGGGATCTATATACTTACCACAGTGCTTTTGATAATGTAACAAGAATTCCTGCGCCTCCTCGGCCTCCAACTCATGCAAAGGAGAGCtgcataacaaataaaaaag GAAGAAGTACAATTGCAATATTTGTGGTTCTTACTTTCATTAATCTTTTGGTGTTTATTGGCTTCGTTAAAGTCTTTGCAAGGAGGGGAAAATATAAAagtg ttggtGGTGCAGAGTACTCTGATTCTGATGGTCAATTCATGTTACGGTTTGATCTTGGTATGATCTTAAAGGCAACCAATGACTTCTCTTCTGAAAATACTATTGGACAAGGTGGATTTGGTACTGTCTATAAG GGGACATTCCCAAACGGGCAAGAGGTAGCGGTCAAGAGATTAGCAAAAGGTTCAGGACAAGGAGATATAGAGTTCAAGAATGAGGTTTCACTCTTGACAAGACTCCAACATAAGAATCTGGTTAAGCTTCTTGGGTTCTGCAAcgagagagatgaagagattCTTGTCTACGAGTTTGTCCCAAATTCAAGCCTTGATAACTTTATCTTCG ATGAAGAGAAGCGTTCACTTCTTACATGGGAGACGAGGTTCAGAATTATAGAAGGCATTGCTCGAGGTCTTCTTTATCTTCATGAGGATTCTCAGCTGAAGATTATTCACAGAGACTTGAAGGCGAGCAACATACTTTTAGATGCTGAGATGAATCCTAAAGTTGCAGATTTTGGAACAGCGAGGTTGTTTGACACTGACGTGACTCGTGCTGAAACAAAACGAATAGCTGGAACCCG TGGATATATGGCTCCTGAGTACCTGAATCACGGAGAAATCTCAGCTAAATCTGACGTTTATAGCTTCGGTGTCATGCTTCTAGAGATGATTAGTGGTGAAAGAAACAAGACCTCTAAAGGAGAAGGACTTGCAGCTTTT GCATGGAAGAGATGGGTTGACGGCAAGCCTGAGGTTATAATTGATCCTTTCTTGATAGAGAATCCAAGAAACGAGATCATCAAGTTGATCCAGATTGGTTTGTTGTGCGTTCAAGAGAATGCAGCAAAGAGACCAACCATGAGCACGGTgatcatttggcttggcagtgaTACTATCATCATTCCTTTACCTAATGCTCCTGCTTTCACTGGAAGTCAGTCCCAATCAGAAAGTGGTACAACGTCAATGAGTGGTGATGTCTTTACGGAGTTGAGTTGTCGTTGA